From Falco cherrug isolate bFalChe1 chromosome W unlocalized genomic scaffold, bFalChe1.pri SUPER_W_unloc_1, whole genome shotgun sequence, the proteins below share one genomic window:
- the LOC129734920 gene encoding uncharacterized protein LOC129734920, whose product MNAANQRQGTWEAFDWKILSQLRSTVNESGLHSEPTRQMLNYIWSSDILCPEDIKNIMHLILKQSQQLLWQAHWQRLCEVSAHSPRQQGDPLLGVTVEQLMGTGPFQSVDAQLHLTPEVAAESMRLAREALQRVKTSPPSPSYLSVKQGRDESFASFVDRVTEAINLADMPTFMKGPLLRQCILENSNSYTKGILVTLPLDSSVETMLERMSWVPVGQQALLVEAIQAVGRDLVQAQSQAFAVLAPLRPPGATAPPKPATTTRRDFPCYRCGKPGHTRDQCRQRQVWCQNCQRGTHNNQRLSAVGKRETEREEPQRVDPNRSSCHLHDTPSRRNDQLLSADTVLQPTTRGSLSLDLATAVDTTLIDNRPQKIATHVRGLLIINGQSYGALLLGRSSGS is encoded by the coding sequence ATGAATGCCGCTAACCAAAGACAGGGAACCTGGGAGGCCTTTGATTGGAAAATATTGAGTCAGTTACGTAGTACAGTGAATGAGTCAGGCCTCCACAGTGAGCCCACCAGACAAATGTTAAATTATATTTGGAGTAGTGATATATTGTGCCCCgaagatattaaaaacataatgcATCTCATTTTGAAACAATCCCAGCAATTGTTGTGGCAAGCCCATTGGCAGCGGCTGTGTGAAGTATCTGCACATAGTCCAAGGCAGCAGGGTGACCCCCTATTAGGAGTCACCGTTGAGCAGCTAATGGGCACAGGGCCATTTCAAAGCGTCGACGCTCAACTGCACCTTACCCCTGAGGTAGCAGCCGAGTCCATGAGACTGGCCCGAGAAGCCCTGCAGAGAGTAAAAACTTCGCCACCCTCACCATCGTATTTATCTGTTAAACAGGGGAGAGATGAGTCTTTTGCATCCTTTGTTGACCGAGTAACTGAAGCTATCAACTTAGCCGATATGCCTACCTTTATGAAAGGGCCATTATTGCGCCAATGTATTTTGGAGAATAGTAACAGTTACACCAAAGGAATTTTAGTAACCCTGCCCTTAGattcttctgtagaaacaatGCTAGAGCGAATGAGTTGGGTGCCAGTAGGTCAGCAAGCCTTGCTAGTGGAAGCAATCCAAGCAGTAGGGAGAGATTTAGTGCAAGCCCAAAGTCAGGCTTTTGCAGTGCTTGCGCCTCTGCGCCCCCCTGGGGCTACCGCGCCCCCGAAGCCAGCGACCACCACGCGCCGAGACTTCCCCTGCTATCGATGCGGGAAGCCAGGACATACCCGTGACCAATGTCGACAACGTCAAGtgtggtgccaaaattgtcagCGAGGAACCCACAACAACCAACGTCTGTCAGCAGTCGGGAAACGGGAAACCGAGCGCGAGGAGCCGCAGCGCGTCGACCCCAATCGCAGCTCCTGTCACCTTCACGACACCCCCTCCAGGAGAAATGACCAACTCTTATCGGCAGACACCGTGTTACAACCCACCACCCGAGGGAGCCTCAGCCTGGACCTGGCAACAGCAGTAGATACAACATTAATTGACAACCGACCACAAAAAATCGCAACTCATGTCCGAGGACTTCTGATAATTAATGGACAAAGTTATGGTGCTCTATTATTAGGGCGGTCTTCTGGTAGTTAA